The sequence CCGGCAATAATCGGAATGCGACGCTGATGCTTTTGCTCGAACGGCTTGACGGCTTCCAGCACTTCCTGCAAAAGAACGTCCAGACGATGCGTTGCTGCATCAATGTGTTCTTTGCGAAAACCCAGATGACCACCGGCACGGGGCCCTTCCAATACAAACGCATCGGGAAGATAGCTGAAAGAGTTCATCCACCTGCGACAAAGAATGGCCGCAGCCCGGCCCGATGATATAATCGGAACAAGCTTGGTTTTAGCCCCTTCAGCCAGATATTTGGGTAAATCCAGAGGAAGACCCGCACCGGAAAAAACCACATCGATTTTCTCGCGAATGGCGGTTTCCACCATGTCTGAGAAATTACTCAGGGCAACCATAATATTCACACCCAGTACCCCGTCCGTCTGCTCGCGGGCCTTGCGAATTTCATCGCTTAATACGGCACAGTCCGCCTGTCCTGATGATCCTTTGGAACGAAGCATCCCCAGACCCACGGAAGAAATGACGCCGATACCGCCCTGATTGGCGACCGCTGATGCAAGCCGTGAAAGTGAAATCCCGACCCCCATGCCGCCTTGCACAATTGGTGTGCGGCAGACAAGATCGCCGAGTCGTAATGAAGGCATATTAATCATTGTTATTCTTTACCTCAGTTTTGTTCTAAATCCTTGTGAATGCTGTTATATTCAGCGTGCAATACGTATAAAAACGTAATGACACACATTCTAAAAATAAGAGGAAAGCATATAGTCCCATTTCTATATGTCTACCCAAAACGTTCAGCTTCCTAAAAATGCTCCTAGCAATGCATTAGTAAAAAAGATCACTCATCGAAATAATAATACTTGATTTACCAGTCGATTGTTGTAGAAATACACCTTCTTTCACTGGTTGCCCGGGTGGCGAAATGGCAGACGCAACGGACTTAAAATCCGTTATCCTCACGGGTGTATGGGTTCGACTCCCATCCCGGGCACCACTGATAAGCAACGACTTACGCAGTCAATCTCCCTTCTTTCACTGTGACCCCTTTTTCTTAGAATACCCTAGTTTTGCTTAGCTTTCTTCGTGATATAGGGACAGGCAGTAATATTCTTGCAACGAATGATTTATTATGGTTAAAATCACGAAATGCAGGAGATGAAAA is a genomic window of Spartobacteria bacterium containing:
- a CDS encoding nitronate monooxygenase, translating into MNMPSLRLGDLVCRTPIVQGGMGVGISLSRLASAVANQGGIGVISSVGLGMLRSKGSSGQADCAVLSDEIRKAREQTDGVLGVNIMVALSNFSDMVETAIREKIDVVFSGAGLPLDLPKYLAEGAKTKLVPIISSGRAAAILCRRWMNSFSYLPDAFVLEGPRAGGHLGFRKEHIDAATHRLDVLLQEVLEAVKPFEQKHQRRIPIIAGGGVYSGADIFDLIDAGAAGVQMGTRFVATDECDADIKFKEAYVAAKEEDIEIIISPVGLPGRVIRNEFVESVERGERKPVACPYQCLTHCDGTATAYCIARALLNSARGKMKDGFAFAGANVHRVSKIISVKALVDSLKEEYSLRAEALATN